One region of Camelina sativa cultivar DH55 chromosome 6, Cs, whole genome shotgun sequence genomic DNA includes:
- the LOC104791371 gene encoding aspartyl protease family protein 1-like: MDVARQVFVLLSVLVVCWGFERCEAYGKFGFEVHHMFSDKVKQSLGLDDIVPETGSLEYFKVLAHRDRLIRGRGLASNNDETPITFDKGNLTVSIKLLGALYYANISVGTPPSSFLVALDTGSDLFWLPCNCGTTCIRDLEDVGVLQSVPLNLYTPNASTTSSNIRCSDKRCFGSRKCSSPASICPYQVSYSNSTATTGTLVQDVLHLATDDEDLKPVKANVTLGCGQKQTGLLRRNISVNGVLGLGIKDYSVPSLLAKANITANSFSMCFGRVIGIVGRISFGDKGYTDQEETPFISVAPSTAYGVNVTGVSVGRDPVDVGFFAKFDTGSSFTHLLEPAYGDLTKAFDDLVDDRRRPVDPKVPFEFCYDLSPNTTSIKFPLVEMTFVGGGKIILNNPFFTARTQEGNVMYCLGVLKSVDLKNNVIGQNFLAGYRVVFDRERMVLGWKPSLCFEDESLESTTPPPPEIETVAPSPTVSAPSPTSPPPVISATPPPFDPRNSTGGAASLIPLTSQLLLLLPLLAFL, from the exons ATGGACGTTGCACGCCAAGTGTTTGTGTTATTGTCTGTGCTAGTGGTGTGTTGGGGTTTCGAAAGATGTGAGGCTTATGGGAAGTTCGGGTTTGAAGTACACCACATGTTCTCTGATAAGGTCAAACAAAGTCTTGGTCTTGACGATATAGTGCCGGAAACGGGAAGCTTGGAGTACTTCAAGGTTTTGGCCCACCGTGATCGTTTGATCAGGGGTCGAGGTCTTGCCTCCAACAATGACGAAACCCCGATCACTTTTGATAAAGGAAACCTCACGGTTTCAATCAAGCTTCTGGGAGC CCTGTATTACGCTAATATCTCTGTGGGAACACCACCTTCTTCGTTCCTGGTGGCTCTGGACACAGGCAGCGATTTGTTTTGGTTGCCTTGTAACTGTGGTACCACTTGCATCCGCGACTTGGAAGATGTTGGAGTTCTACAG AGTGTACCACTCAATCTATACACTCCCAACGCATCTACTACGAGTTCTAACATTCGATGTAGTGACAAGCGTTGTTTTGGATCGAGAAAGTGTTCTTCTCCTGCAAGTATATGTCCTTATCAGGTTTCCTACTCTAACAGCACAGCCACCACGGGGACATTGGTACAGGATGTATTGCATCTGGCCACAGATGATGAGGATTTAAAGCCTGTCAAAGCTAATGTAACGCTTGG TTGCGGTCAGAAGCAGACAGGTCTGCTCCGGAGAAATATTTCTGTGAATGGTGTTCTTGGGCTTGGTATTAAAGATTACTCTGTTCCTAGCCTCCTGGCAAAAGCTAATATCACGGCAAACTCCTTCTCAATGTGTTTCGGGCGTGTCATTGGCATTGTCGGAAGAATCAGTTTTGGAGACAAAGGCTACACAGACCAGGAGGAGACTCCATTCATTTCTGTTGCACCAAG TACGGCATATGGTGTAAATGTGACGGGAGTATCAGTAGGGAGAGATCCTGTTGACGTTGGCTTTTTTGCAAAATTCGACACTGGCTCATCATTTACACACTTGCTGGAGCCAGCATATGGTGACCTTACCAAAGCT TTTGACGATCTTGTCGACGACAGGCGACGCCCAGTTGATCCCAAGGTTCCCTTTGAGTTCTGTTACGACTTGAG CCCAAACACCACAAGCATAAAATTCCCCTTAGTAGAGATGACTTTTGTAGGAGGAGGCAAAATCATTCTCAATAATCCGTTTTTCACGGCACGAACTCAG GAGGGTAATGTAATGTACTGCTTGGGTGTTCTGAAGAGCGTAGATCTCAAAAATAATGTCATTGGAC AGAACTTCTTGGCTGGCTACCGCGTTGTATTCGATCGGGAGAGGATGGTTTTGGGTTGGAAGCCGTCTCTAT GTTTTGAAGATGAAAGCTTGGAATCAACGACTCCTCCACCACCAGAGATCGAAACTGTAGCACCAAGTCCAACTGTATCCGCTCCATCACCTACTTCTCCTCCTCCTGTTATTTCTGCTACACCACCCCCATTCGACCCTCGCAACTCCACAGGCGGTGCAGCCAGTCTCATCCCTCTCACATCTCAACTCCTACTTCTCTTACCTCTTTTAGCCTTCCTCTGA
- the LOC104791372 gene encoding aspartyl protease family protein 1-like isoform X2 has product METDQGERIRLNIYNPNISTSSSKVTCNSTLCTSRNRCLSPNSDCPYRIRYLSPGSRSTGVLVEDVIHMSTEEGEAREARITFGCSQSQLGLFQKVAVNGIMGLAIDNLAVPNMLVRAGVTTDSFSMCFGLKGKGTISFGDKGSSDQLETPLSGTLSPPFYDVSITKFKVGSVTVETEFSAIFDSGTAVTWLLEPYYTSLTTNFHLSVPDKRLPANVDSPFEFCYIITSTSDEEKLPSISFVMKGGAAYDIFSPILVFDTSSGSFQVYCLAVLKQVNADFNIIGQNFMTNYRIVHDRERMILGWRESDCKDANGSGSKGPSAPAKPPSLPPTPSPRTVNPSTRLNPLAASSLFIICFISFMCL; this is encoded by the exons ATGGAGACTGACCAAGGCGAG AGGATAAGGCTTAACATCTACAACCCAAACATATCAACGTCAAGCTCAAAGGTTACATGCAATAGCACACTATGTACATCAAGAAACAGATGCCTATCTCCGAACAGTGATTGTCCTTACAGAATTCGATATCTTTCGCCGGGAAGCAGAAGCACAGGTGTGTTGGTGGAGGATGTGATCCATATGAGcacagaagaaggagaagctagAGAGGCTCGGATCACATTCGG ATGTAGTCAGTCCCAACTAGGGTTGTTCCAAAAGGTGGCTGTAAATGGTATAATGGGACTTGCAATAGACAACCTAGCGGTTCCAAACATGTTGGTTAGAGCCGGAGTGACCACAGATTCTTTCTCAATGTGTTTTGGTCTCAAAGGGAAAGGAACAATCAGTTTCGGAGACAAAGGCAGCTCAGACCAGCTTGAGACTCCATTGAGTGGCACCCTCTCTCC GCCGTTTTACGATGTGAGCATCACCAAATTCAAGGTAGGAAGTGTGACGGTAGAAACAGAATTCAGCGCGATATTTGACTCCGGGACCGCGGTTACATGGCTGCTGGAGCCTTACTACACTTCTCTAACCACAAAT TTTCATCTCTCTGTACCAGACAAACGACTTCCGGCAAATGTAGATAGCCCCTTTGAGTTTTGCTACATTATTACATCAAC TTCAGATGAAGAGAAACTTCCTTCAATTAGCTTTGTGATGAAAGGAGGAGCTGCTTATGATATTTTCAGCCCAATACTTGTCTTCGACACCTCCAGT GGTAGTTTTCAAGTCTATTGCTTGGCCGTCTTGAAGCAAGTTAATGCAGACTTCAACATCATTGGAC AAAACTTCATGACCAACTACAGAATCGTCCATGATCGGGAGAGAATGATCTTGGGATGGAGAGAATCTGATT GTAAAGATGCTAACGGTTCTGGTTCCAAGGGACCAAGCGCTCCAGCGAAACCGCCATCGCTACCGCCAACGCCATCTCCAAGAACCGTTAACCCTTCCACCCGTTTAAACCCTTTGGCTGCTTCTTCACTTttcatcatttgcttcatttcttttATGTGCTTGTGA
- the LOC104791372 gene encoding aspartyl protease family protein 1-like isoform X1, protein MVWISGKLRWMFQFGFFCVMSSGWASSVSGSFSFEIHHRFSEQVKTVLGGHGLPVMGSLDYYKALVHRDRGRRLTSNNNQTTISFAQGNSTQEINFLHYANVTVGTPPQWFLVALDTGSDLFWLPCNCNSTCIRTMETDQGERIRLNIYNPNISTSSSKVTCNSTLCTSRNRCLSPNSDCPYRIRYLSPGSRSTGVLVEDVIHMSTEEGEAREARITFGCSQSQLGLFQKVAVNGIMGLAIDNLAVPNMLVRAGVTTDSFSMCFGLKGKGTISFGDKGSSDQLETPLSGTLSPPFYDVSITKFKVGSVTVETEFSAIFDSGTAVTWLLEPYYTSLTTNFHLSVPDKRLPANVDSPFEFCYIITSTSDEEKLPSISFVMKGGAAYDIFSPILVFDTSSGSFQVYCLAVLKQVNADFNIIGQNFMTNYRIVHDRERMILGWRESDCKDANGSGSKGPSAPAKPPSLPPTPSPRTVNPSTRLNPLAASSLFIICFISFMCL, encoded by the exons ATGGTTTGGATTAGTGGGAAGTTGAGATGGATGTTTCAGTTTGGATTCTTCTGCGTTATGAGTTCGGGATGGGCTTCTTCTGTCTCAGGATCCTTCTCCTTTGAAATTCATCATAGATTCTCAGAGCAGGTCAAGACCGTTCTAGGTGGTCATGGCTTGCCTGTAATGGGCAGCCTTGACTACTACAAGGCGTTGGTTCACCGGGATAGAGGTCGGAGGCTAACCTCCAATAACAATCAGACAACTATTTCTTTCGCTCAAGGCAACTCCACCCAAGAAATCAATTT TCTACATTATGCGAATGTGACGGTAGGGACACCGCCTCAATGGTTCTTGGTGGCCTTAGACACGGGAAGTGATTTGTTCTGGTTGCCTTGCAATTGCAATTCTACTTGCATACGGACCATGGAGACTGACCAAGGCGAG AGGATAAGGCTTAACATCTACAACCCAAACATATCAACGTCAAGCTCAAAGGTTACATGCAATAGCACACTATGTACATCAAGAAACAGATGCCTATCTCCGAACAGTGATTGTCCTTACAGAATTCGATATCTTTCGCCGGGAAGCAGAAGCACAGGTGTGTTGGTGGAGGATGTGATCCATATGAGcacagaagaaggagaagctagAGAGGCTCGGATCACATTCGG ATGTAGTCAGTCCCAACTAGGGTTGTTCCAAAAGGTGGCTGTAAATGGTATAATGGGACTTGCAATAGACAACCTAGCGGTTCCAAACATGTTGGTTAGAGCCGGAGTGACCACAGATTCTTTCTCAATGTGTTTTGGTCTCAAAGGGAAAGGAACAATCAGTTTCGGAGACAAAGGCAGCTCAGACCAGCTTGAGACTCCATTGAGTGGCACCCTCTCTCC GCCGTTTTACGATGTGAGCATCACCAAATTCAAGGTAGGAAGTGTGACGGTAGAAACAGAATTCAGCGCGATATTTGACTCCGGGACCGCGGTTACATGGCTGCTGGAGCCTTACTACACTTCTCTAACCACAAAT TTTCATCTCTCTGTACCAGACAAACGACTTCCGGCAAATGTAGATAGCCCCTTTGAGTTTTGCTACATTATTACATCAAC TTCAGATGAAGAGAAACTTCCTTCAATTAGCTTTGTGATGAAAGGAGGAGCTGCTTATGATATTTTCAGCCCAATACTTGTCTTCGACACCTCCAGT GGTAGTTTTCAAGTCTATTGCTTGGCCGTCTTGAAGCAAGTTAATGCAGACTTCAACATCATTGGAC AAAACTTCATGACCAACTACAGAATCGTCCATGATCGGGAGAGAATGATCTTGGGATGGAGAGAATCTGATT GTAAAGATGCTAACGGTTCTGGTTCCAAGGGACCAAGCGCTCCAGCGAAACCGCCATCGCTACCGCCAACGCCATCTCCAAGAACCGTTAACCCTTCCACCCGTTTAAACCCTTTGGCTGCTTCTTCACTTttcatcatttgcttcatttcttttATGTGCTTGTGA
- the LOC104791374 gene encoding probable protein phosphatase 2C 46 isoform X1, with translation MLSTLMKLLSACLWPSSSSSGKSSDSTGKQDGLLWYKDSGQHLVGEFSMAVVQANNLLEDQSQVESGPLSTLDSGPYGTFIGIYDGHGGPETSRFVNDHLFQHLKRFAAEHACMSVDVIKKAYEATEEGFLGVVTKQWPTKPQIAAVGSCCLVGVICGGMLYIANVGDSRAVLGRAMKATGEVIALQLSAEHNVSIESVRQEMHSLHPDDSHIVMLKHNVWRVKGLIQISRSIGDVYLKKAEFNKEPLYTKYRLREPFKRPILSGEPTITEHEIQPQDQFLIFASDGLWEQLSNQEAVDIVQNHPRNGIARRLVKMALQEAAKKREMRYSDLKKIERGVRRHFHDDITVVVIFLDTNQVSSVKGPPLSIRGGGMTFPKKL, from the exons ATGTTATCTACGTTAATGAAACTCTTGAGTGCTTGTCTGTggccgtcttcttcttcctcgggCAAGTCCTCTGATTCGACAGGAAAACAAGATGGATTGCTTTGGTATAAAGACTCTGGTCAGCACCTCGTTGGTGAATTCTCCATGGCTGTTGTTCAGGCCAACAACTTGCTTGAGGATCAGAGCCAAGTTGAGTCTGGTCCTTTGAGTACTCTTGACTCTGGTCCTTATGGAACTTTTATTGGTATTTATGACGGTCATGGCGGCCCTGAGACCTCGCGTTTTGTTAATGATCATCTTTTTCAGCATCTAAAGA GATTTGCAGCAGAGCACGCTTGTATGTCTGTGGATGTTATTAAAAAAGCGTATGAAGCGACTGAAGAAGGGTTTCTAGGTGTTGTGACAAAGCAGTGGCCAACTAAGCCACAG ATTGCAGCTGTTGGGTCTTGCTGCCTGGTCGGTGTTATATGCGGAGGGATGCTTTACATCGCTAATGTTGGGGATTCCCGTGCTGTTCTTGGAAGGGCTATGAAGGCGACAGGAGAGGTTATTGCGCTTCAGCTATCCGCAGAACATAATGTGAGCATAGAGTCTGTTAGACAAGAGATGCACTCCTTGCACCCGGATGACTCGCATATTGTCATGTTAAAGCACAATGTGTGGCGTGTTAAGGGACTTATTCAG ATATCTAGATCCATAGGTGACGTGTATCTTAAAAAGGCGGAGTTCAACAAGGAACCATTGTACACAAAGTACAGACTCCGCGAGCCATTCAAAAGACCGATCTTGAGTGGGGAACCAACTATAACGGAGCATGAGATCCAACCACAGGATCAGTTTCTGATATTTGCTTCTGACGGACTATGGGAACAGCTGAGCAACCAAGAAGCTGTTGACATTGTTCAGAACCACCCACGAAAC GGGATAGCACGGAGACTAGTGAAAATGGCACTGCAAGAAGCGGCAAAGAAACGAGAGATGAGATACTCTGATCTGAAGAAGATAGAAAGAGGAGTGAGGAGGCATTTCCACGATGACATAACTGTGGTCGTCATTTTCCTTGATACGAATCAGGTGAGCTCTGTCAAAGGACCCCCTCTCTCCATCCGAGGCGGCGGTATGACCTTCCCCAAGAAACTCTAA
- the LOC104791374 gene encoding probable protein phosphatase 2C 46 isoform X2, producing MLSTLMKLLSACLWPSSSSSGKSSDSTGKQDGLLWYKDSGQHLVGEFSMAVVQANNLLEDQSQVESGPLSTLDSGPYGTFIGIYDGHGGPETSRFVNDHLFQHLKRFAAEHACMSVDVIKKAYEATEEGFLGVVTKQWPTKPQIAAVGSCCLVGVICGGMLYIANVGDSRAVLGRAMKATGEVIALQLSAEHNVSIESVRQEMHSLHPDDSHIVMLKHNVWRVKGLIQISRSIGDVYLKKAEFNKEPLYTKYRLREPFKRPILSGEPTITEHEIQPQDQFLIFASDGLWEQLSNQEAVDIVQNHPRNGIARRLVKMALQEAAKKREMRYSDLKKIERGVRRHFHDDITVVVIFLDTNQVSSVKGPPLSIRGGGMTFPKKL from the exons ATGTTATCTACGTTAATGAAACTCTTGAGTGCTTGTCTGTggccgtcttcttcttcctcgggCAAGTCCTCTGATTCGACAGGAAAACAAGATGGATTGCTTTGGTATAAAGACTCTGGTCAGCACCTCGTTGGTGAATTCTCCATGGCTGTTGTTCAGGCCAACAACTTGCTTGAGGATCAGAGCCAAGTTGAGTCTGGTCCTTTGAGTACTCTTGACTCTGGTCCTTATGGAACTTTTATTGGTATTTATGACGGTCATGGCGGCCCTGAGACCTCGCGTTTTGTTAATGATCATCTTTTTCAGCATCTAAAGA GATTTGCAGCAGAGCACGCTTGTATGTCTGTGGATGTTATTAAAAAAGCGTATGAAGCGACTGAAGAAGGGTTTCTAGGTGTTGTGACAAAGCAGTGGCCAACTAAGCCACAGATTGCAGCTGTTGGGTCTTGCTGCCTGGTCGGTGTTATATGCGGAGGGATGCTTTACATCGCTAATGTTGGGGATTCCCGTGCTGTTCTTGGAAGGGCTATGAAGGCGACAGGAGAGGTTATTGCGCTTCAGCTATCCGCAGAACATAATGTGAGCATAGAGTCTGTTAGACAAGAGATGCACTCCTTGCACCCGGATGACTCGCATATTGTCATGTTAAAGCACAATGTGTGGCGTGTTAAGGGACTTATTCAG ATATCTAGATCCATAGGTGACGTGTATCTTAAAAAGGCGGAGTTCAACAAGGAACCATTGTACACAAAGTACAGACTCCGCGAGCCATTCAAAAGACCGATCTTGAGTGGGGAACCAACTATAACGGAGCATGAG ATCCAACCACAGGATCAGTTTCTGATATTTGCTTCTGACGGACTATGGGAACAGCTGAGCAACCAAGAAGCTGTTGACATTGTTCAGAACCACCCACGAAAC GGGATAGCACGGAGACTAGTGAAAATGGCACTGCAAGAAGCGGCAAAGAAACGAGAGATGAGATACTCTGATCTGAAGAAGATAGAAAGAGGAGTGAGGAGGCATTTCCACGATGACATAACTGTGGTCGTCATTTTCCTTGATACGAATCAGGTGAGCTCTGTCAAAGGACCCCCTCTCTCCATCCGAGGCGGCGGTATGACCTTCCCCAAGAAACTCTAA
- the LOC104791375 gene encoding protein IQ-DOMAIN 31-like — MGNSKRLFGVVRRKLLRRSHSRITIIRSSSSAPETTRQEDIAAVKIQAFFRGHLARRAFRALKSLVKLQAVARGVLVRRQARIALHCMHALARLQVRVRARQLLSH, encoded by the exons ATGGGCAATTCCAAACGATTGTTTGGCGTTGTACGGAGGAAACTTCTCAGGCGATCTCACAGCAGAATCACTATCATtcgttcatcatcatcagctccAGAAACTACTCGACAAGAAGATATTGCCGCTGTTAAAATCCAAGCTTTTTTCAGAGGTCACctg GCAAGAAGAGCGTTTAGAGCATTGAAGAGTCTTGTCAAGTTACAAGCGGTGGCGAGAGGAGTGCTTGTGAGGAGACAAGCTCGAATAGCATTACATTGTATGCATGCTCTTGCTCGTTTGCAGGTTAGGGTTCGTGCTCGTCAGCTTCTCTCCCATTGA
- the LOC104791376 gene encoding protein S-acyltransferase 10-like — protein MGVCCPFLQPWDRARDQFFINLPCLSDPVRRSSLLLKLALVLLHLVFIAFLFFFDAEFLEKTKRDPWYMASYFFLFSVTLLQYFVTSGSSPGYVVDAMRDVCETSAMYRSPPTTTSIQHASRKSESLVVTVEGGSASSVRRPPTPWGKLVVDLYPPGTSIRNLTCGYCHVEQPPRTKHCHDCDRCVLQFDHHCVWLGTCIGQKNHCKFWWYICEETTLCIWTLIMYVDYLSNVTKPWWKNAIIILLLVILSMSLIFVMLLLIFHSYLILTNQSTYELVRRRRIPYMRNIPERVHPFSKGIRRNVYNICCGNHNLDSLPTAFELEDRSRPYTCIDMLKCRCC, from the exons ATGGGCGTATGTTGCCCATTCCTTCAACCGTGGGATCGAGCTCGTGACCAATTCTTCATCAACCTTCCTTGTCTCTCCGATCCTG TTCGAAGATCTTCTCTGCTTCTGAAATTGGCACTAGTGTTGCTCCACCTCGTCTTTATcgcctttctcttctttttcgaTGCAGAGTTTCTCGAGAAAACTAAGCGAGATCCATG GTACATGGCTTCttatttctttctgttttctgtaACGCTTCTGCAGTATTTTGTAACTTCTGGCTCTTCACCTGG GTATGTTGTTGATGCAATGAGGGATGTTTGTGAGACTAGTGCAATGTACAGAAGCCCACCTACCACCACCTCAAT ACAACATGCTTCCAGAAAAAGTGAGAGCTTAGTAGTTACTGTGGAAGGAGGATCAGCCTCAAGTGTCAGAAGGCCTCCAACGCCTTGGGGGAAGTTAGTTGTCGACTTGTACCCTCCAGGAACCTCCATAAG AAATTTAACATGCGGCTATTGTCATGTGGAGCAG CCTCCACGAACCAAACATTGTCATGATTGTGATCGATGTGTTCTTCAGTTTGATCATCACTGTGTTTGGTTAGGAACATGTATAGGCCAGAAAAACCATTGTAAATTCTG GTGGTACATCTGTGAAGAGACAACTCTATGCATCTGGACGCTCATCATGTACGTTGACTACCTGAGTAATGTAACAAAACCTTG GTGGAAGAATGCTATTATCATACTGCTGCTTGTCATATTGTCGATGTCCTTGATTTTTGTGAtgcttttattgatttttcaCAG CTACCTAATTCTGACAAATCAAAGCACCTATGAACTTGTGAGACGAAGACGTATTCCATACATGAG GAATATTCCGGAACGAGTGCATCCTTTTAGCAAAGGAATTCGGAGGAACGTATACAACATCTGTTGCGGAAACCATAATCTAGACTCACTTCCTACTGCGTTTGAACTCGAGGATAGATCAAGACCTTATACTTGCATCGATATGTTGAAATGTCGCTGCtgctaa
- the LOC104699071 gene encoding uncharacterized protein LOC104699071 produces the protein MATSYHVRSCSLPARIHPHGLNQILQLLNKLPADNNNSLSLLSHLYDSVSHLFNDSPSSLLLPHHSFFTNLLDLSLLHLDLCSKLRDITCRIKDGLRDLRSAFRRKRHSGDSTIRCHVKAFIRSRKSVHKDITKLLLLLKQTGLSSTESSHPLITLLQQVCSQTCRSFRTVLLSLSTAVPNPRLSKWALVTKLVIKNVASTSGQVRTGHRNEFQMMDEELRRFSLAEEIKKDRIKSMMTNLDNVYVAVEDLEESLERLYRRMIQARVSLLNILSMHL, from the coding sequence TGTAGCTTGCCAGCTCGGATACACCCACATGGTCTCAACCAGATTCTGCAACTCCTCAATAAGCTTCCTGCTGATAATAACAACAGTCTCTCGCTTCTCTCACATCTCTACGACTCTGTCTCTCATCTCTTCAACGACTCACCTTCTTCACTACTACTCCCTCATCACTCTTTCTTCACCAACCTTCTTGATCTCTCCCTTTTACACCTTGATTTGTGTTCCAAGCTAAGAGACATCACTTGCCGTATCAAGGATGGCCTCCGCGACCTCCGTTCTGCTTTCAGGCGGAAGAGACACAGTGGAGATTCTACCATACGCTGCCACGTCAAAGCCTTTATACGCTCTAGGAAATCTGTTCACAAGGACATTACTAAGCTACTCTTGTTGCTCAAACAAACCGGCCTTTCCTCCACGGAGTCCTCTCATCCCTTGATCACACTGCTCCAACAAGTTTGCTCCCAAACATGCCGTTCCTTTAGGACAGTCTTGTTGTCCCTATCTACAGCTGTACCAAATCCCAGGCTTTCCAAATGGGCCTTGGTAACCAAACTGGTGATCAAGAACGTTGCTAGTACAAGTGGTCAAGTTCGGACTGGACACAGAAACGAATTCCAGATGATGGATGAAGAACTGCGAAGATTCAGCTTGGCAGAAGAGATAAAGAAGGATCGGATCAAGTCTATGATGACCAACTTGGATAACGTATATGTTGCAGTTGAAGATCTGGAGGAGTCCCTTGAAAGATTGTACAGGCGTATGATCCAAGCTAGAGTTTCACTATTGAACATACTCTCTATGCATTTATGA